TTCTAAGTTCTCATTAGAATCTATAATACCGGATAGTCCTTTTCGAACAATCGGATGATCATCAATTACCATAACTTTATACATTAGATTTTCCTCCCAATGGGATTTCGATAAGGACAATAGTTCCAACTTCTGGCGTACTCCATATTTTAAGATCTCCACCGTGTGCTTTTGCTCTTTCTCTAATCCCTATCAAACCATAATGATCATGTCGTTGTTGGTACTTTTCAGGAAATGGTATACCATTATTTATAATTTTAACAATTAATTTTTCCTTTTTGATATAAACGTCAACTTGGGCCTTGTCAGTATCTGCATGACGTATTACATTAATTAATGCCTCATTAATCATTCTTAGCACATCAATCAGGAGATTACTAGGTAATTCAAGATCCTCGGTAATATTAATATCGGTAACTAAACCGTATCTTTTCTTCAAAAGTTGTGTTTTTTCAAGCACCTTAGCCTTTACCTGATTTATTCACAAAAATACACAAGATACCCATCAAACACATGCTTCACGCGTTTGATGGGCATTTTGCATTTTCACCTTTTAAGTGCACAAAAAGAGCCTCAGCTCTGGTATAGTTAAATTGCTAAACAAAACCACATGAGAGAAGAGGACTCTACATTGAAAACTTTACAGGAAATGGCATTCAATTTCAACAAGAATATTTTAGTATCGCATACGGGTGGTCAATTATCTTCCGATGGCGGGCTAACATTGTGTGTAGAACTGATGGCAAAGTTTCAGTTCACCAACTTGGCCGATAAACTATTGAGGTTCAATGACCAGCGACGATATTGTCAACACAGTAATTCTAGTATCTTAAGACAGTTAACTCTTCAGATTATTGCCGGTTATAGCACAGATTCTGCGGCAACTTTTTTAGAAAAAGAACCGCTTTTTAAATTATTATTGGATAAACCGTCTTTGGCTTCACAAGCAACAATATCACGTTTTTGGCAACGCTTTGATAAAGATAGTGTTAGCACATTACAGACTTTAAATGAGGCTTTGATCGACCGTGTTCGACTATTAACCAACCAGACAGCCACGATTATTGATATCGATTCGACTCACTCAGACACTTATGGCAAACAGGAAGCCACTAACTACAACGCACATTATGGTACTGAAGGATATCATCCATTACTGGCAACTGATCAAGATGGTAACTTATTGAAAGCTGTCTTGCGTCCTGGAAATGCCTACACCAGCAAAGATGTAAAAGCTTTTTTAACACCACTATTAAAGCATTATCAAACTCAGCTGCCCACGACTGACATTCTGGTTCGTGGTGATAGTGGCTTCGCCACGCCAGAAGTTTACGATGTCTGTGAAGCCGACGATGTGTTTTACATTATTCGACTCAAACGCAATCGGAAACTGCAGAATCTAGCTGAAAAGTTCGTCAAGATCAGTGATCAAACCCAGTGGCAAGAGAAAGAGACTCACTACTACTCTGAAATCTATCAATCAGCATCGTGGCCTAAGCCGCGGCAGATCTATGTTAAATCAACTCGAGCAGCCGGTGAACTGATCTTTTCACATGAATTTATCGTTACTAATCTGACTAATTTAACGGCTGAAACAGCCTTTGAACTGTATCACAAACGCGGCCAAATGGAAAATTACATCAAAGAAGCTAAAGCAGGTTTCTTTTTCGATAAGACTGATAGTTCAACGTTTAATGCCAACGCTGCCCGGATGATGGTTAGTGTACTGGCTTACAATATTGTCAACTTTTTAAAGCAGCTAGCACTGACAAAACATGATTCAGGTTTGTGCGTTAGCACATTGCGGATCCGTTTATTCAAATTTGCGGCACGTGTCGTGCATACTGGCCGACGCATTCAGTTGCGACTGAGCTCGTATCATGTTTACCATCGACTGTTCTACCAGGTTCTACAGCGTATCCAGGCTATTGAATAACCGGCAAAATTAAAAAAATCTGTACAACCAAGGGACAAGTGTATCCAAAAATTCAAAGCAATTCTGAGTTAGTTGAAAAATCTCACTAGCTAGAACTTATAAACATAGTATTTCAGCAAAAGATAAAGACATACCCGTCAGTTTTCGAAAAAATACGAAAACTGACGGGCTTTTAATGAACTATGAATAATTCAGGCTTTACAGTTAATTTAATATCTTTGTCTTTAATTTTACGATATTCTGCAATTGTTTTCCGTGAATCACCTATTGCCTCCTTTGTAAGTCTTTGAGTATCTCTAAGACTTTTGGCAGCACTATCAAAGTTCTTCTTCTGTATATGATTTTCAATTATAGCTAACTGCAAATTGATACCAACTAAATCTTGGACTAATGTATCATGCAAATCTCTGGCAAGTTTCTGCTTTACTTCACGTGTTGTTAGTCGTGCGACTTCTTTATAAGCATCATTTAATTCATTATTTAGCTGTTGTAATTCAATCTTTTTTTTATAATTAGCATTAATCATTGAATAGTAATATCTTGAAACAAAAACCAGTGCAACAATTGATTCAAGTATAAAAAATTCACTTTCTAAATCGCTAATAATAAGACCTAAAATCAATAATAAAATAATATATCCTAAAGAAAATGGATTAATCCATCTTTTACTATTGATGAACGTTATTTCTTCAATAACAACTACGGGTAAAAAACCGACTAAGAATGTAAGAGCAGAGGTTGGATTATAGACCATCAATCCTCCCATAATAAGTGATATCATAATTTGGATACTGAGAATTAAATTAACACTCTTAAATATTTTCAAAAGTTTACGAGCCGTAAAAAGAATTATCACGTGTAGAAAAATTAAAAAGCCTGCTATATAAGTTATTAATCCTAGCTGGGAATAAGAAAGATAGAGAGAAAAAACAAAAATAAAACACATCCATAATAATATCAACCACTTACCCTTAATAAAAAAAATATCTTTGATTTCAGTTTTAGTTGTTGAGACGGACATTTTTAATTTCTCCTTTCTAATGAAAAAAGAGGAAATTATTCTCCCCTTCATAAACCACTATTCGACATCAATATGGGGCAGTATTTTGTCTAACCATTTTGGCAAATACCAATTGCTATTTCTAAAAATAGCAATCATTGCTGGAACAAGAATCATTCGTACGATAAACGCATCAAACAAAATCCCCAAGGTTAGGACAATCCCAATCGATTTAACTGTCGAATCACCTGCAAAAACGAAGCCCATAAAGACTGCTGTCATAATCAAAGCCGCAGCAAAAACTGCCTTACCACTACTTTTCAAGCCTTCCAATACTGCCCTTTTATTATCCTTAGTTTGATTGTAAACTTCTCGAATTCGACTGACAAGAAAGACCTCATAGTCCATTGCGAGTCCAAATAAAATCCCTATAACCAAAACTGGGGCAAAGTTTAGGATGGCACTTTTACCAGTCAGTCCTACCAAATTTTGCATATGACCATCTTGAACAATAAAAACTGGTGTTCCTAATGTGGCCATCAAGGATAACACAAAGCCTCCCACCGCGACAGTTGGTATCAATAATGATCTGAAAACAATCATCAACAAAATAAACGAAAATACGACAATGATTGCAGCAAACTTAGGTAAGGCCTTCATTAAAGCATCTGACATATCAATATTGATAGCCGTTGAACCTGTGACCAGTAACTTAGGTATACCCAATTTTTCAGATTGCGATCTGATCTTATTAACCAATTTTTTGGTTGCAAGACTATTGCCATCAGTTTTGGGTGTTACTGTCAGCATAAAATAATTACCAGATTTACCATTACCTTGCATAGGTGGTGTAGTTGATGAAACATTTTTATCTTCTTTTATCTTCTTATACGCAGAACCCGCTTCAGCTTGATCTTTCGTGTGAACCAAAACAACCAGAGTAGCACTATTGCCAGCACCATAACCTTTTTTCATGAGATCATATGCACGTCGTTCTGTGAATTTGGTACTCTTATTACCGTCAGTTGGAAGGCCTAAATTAATATGGCTAAAAGGAATAGCCGTTATTATTAGCAATCCAATCGAAGTAATTGCTAATAATAATTTGTATTTATTAACAAATTTACCCCAACCATAATTTTTATTTGCTTTGGAAAATATTTTAAGGAATTTATTTTTCTTCTCACCAGTGGCAAATTTTCCTAATAAAACAATCATTGCGGGAACAAATGTCAATGAGGTAAATAGAGCAAATAAAACAGATATTGCTCCTGCAACTCCCATAACCGTTAAGAAACTTATTTCTAGGACACTCATAGCAAGCAAGGCTACGATGACTGTTATTCCTGCAAAAACAACTGACTTACCAGCCGTTGTCATCGCTTTTGCTAGCGCATTCTTCCTAGCTAAGCCTTTTTTTATTTCTTGTTGGTATCTAGAAATAATGAATAACGCATAGTCAATACCGACAGCCAATCCAATCATACCGCTTAATGACAAATCCGCAGAAACAAACGTGATATGATGTGACAAAATCATAATTCCCATAACACTTATAGCCAGACCAATCATAGCGGAAAGAATTGGTAATCCGGCCATTGCAAATGAGGCAAAAGTTATTGCTAAAATAATAACTGCTGCAATCAAACCATAAATTTCTGACTTCTCACCAGTATCCATCTGATTGATCGTTAAATCACCCGTTAATTCTGTTTGAATGCCCACATTTTTTGTCTTTTTAACTGCATTAAGTACACGATTTACAGATGTTTCTTTAAGATTATCTTTCTTTTGTTTGTATACAATTGTGGCATAACCAATTGTATCTTTTTTTACAATATTTCCCTGCTGTGCAGGAGTCATCACAGCCTTAATATTCTTATCTTTCATCGCTTCTTGAACAAATTGATTAATTGCTTGAACTTTGTCTGCATCAGTCAATTTACCACTTTTTGCCCTGAAAACAACCTTCTCTGTAGCATTTTCAGATGATACAGAACCAAAATCTTTTTTTACAATATTCAAAGCAGTTTGTGATTCTGTTCCTTTCATTTCCAAACTTGCATCACTAAAATTTGAACCTTGATAGATTGCTGTGCCCCAAATAATACCGGCCACTGCTAAGACTAACAAAATTGTTAATATAGCATGTTTATAAATAAAATCGCTTAAAGAACTTAAACATTTTCCCAATAGTTACTCCTTCAATCAAAATAGTAACTACATATTCTCATAAAGGAATATTATTCGTAATGTACTAAAGGGACGACTTATAAACAAATCGCTTAAATAAAAATATTATAAAATTTAGTCTTAATTCTAAAAAACTTTTATTTGTACTGTCCTCTCAAAATGAAGTAATAAAAAACTATATCAATTTAATACAAAAAAGCCTCACTTTTCTTTAAAAAAGCTGAGGCTCTTATTTGTCACACATCAAGTTATTACTCAATTCAAAGTAAAAAGTGAACAAATTACTACCTGTATGCACAATAAGTACAAATGAACATTAATTTGCTCGCTTTATTAAAGCTAGATAGAAGTAATATCTTTCTTCAATGCATTTAAAATATTGGAAAAATCCGTTGGAGACAAATATCTTTCTTCTAAAACACTTTTGATGTCATCAATTCTTATACAAATTAACTTTTTCTCCGCAGTTGTCATTTCAATTTCCCCCCTTAAATTATTAATTTTATACAAATCTGTCTTTAGCAACTTAAAATATTATTTTTAGGTTACCCTAATTTATTATTTTAATATATAGAACTAAAATGTGCAATAATTATTTTACTCGCTACCCCATGAAATTAAGCAAAACAAAATAATATTATTTAAACTTTTCTGTACACAAAAACAGCCTCAATTCT
Above is a window of Liquorilactobacillus hordei DSM 19519 DNA encoding:
- a CDS encoding sensor histidine kinase, with amino-acid sequence MLEKTQLLKKRYGLVTDINITEDLELPSNLLIDVLRMINEALINVIRHADTDKAQVDVYIKKEKLIVKIINNGIPFPEKYQQRHDHYGLIGIRERAKAHGGDLKIWSTPEVGTIVLIEIPLGGKSNV
- a CDS encoding IS1380 family transposase, whose protein sequence is MKTLQEMAFNFNKNILVSHTGGQLSSDGGLTLCVELMAKFQFTNLADKLLRFNDQRRYCQHSNSSILRQLTLQIIAGYSTDSAATFLEKEPLFKLLLDKPSLASQATISRFWQRFDKDSVSTLQTLNEALIDRVRLLTNQTATIIDIDSTHSDTYGKQEATNYNAHYGTEGYHPLLATDQDGNLLKAVLRPGNAYTSKDVKAFLTPLLKHYQTQLPTTDILVRGDSGFATPEVYDVCEADDVFYIIRLKRNRKLQNLAEKFVKISDQTQWQEKETHYYSEIYQSASWPKPRQIYVKSTRAAGELIFSHEFIVTNLTNLTAETAFELYHKRGQMENYIKEAKAGFFFDKTDSSTFNANAARMMVSVLAYNIVNFLKQLALTKHDSGLCVSTLRIRLFKFAARVVHTGRRIQLRLSSYHVYHRLFYQVLQRIQAIE
- a CDS encoding histidine kinase, producing the protein MSVSTTKTEIKDIFFIKGKWLILLWMCFIFVFSLYLSYSQLGLITYIAGFLIFLHVIILFTARKLLKIFKSVNLILSIQIMISLIMGGLMVYNPTSALTFLVGFLPVVVIEEITFINSKRWINPFSLGYIILLLILGLIISDLESEFFILESIVALVFVSRYYYSMINANYKKKIELQQLNNELNDAYKEVARLTTREVKQKLARDLHDTLVQDLVGINLQLAIIENHIQKKNFDSAAKSLRDTQRLTKEAIGDSRKTIAEYRKIKDKDIKLTVKPELFIVH
- a CDS encoding MMPL family transporter, whose protein sequence is MGKCLSSLSDFIYKHAILTILLVLAVAGIIWGTAIYQGSNFSDASLEMKGTESQTALNIVKKDFGSVSSENATEKVVFRAKSGKLTDADKVQAINQFVQEAMKDKNIKAVMTPAQQGNIVKKDTIGYATIVYKQKKDNLKETSVNRVLNAVKKTKNVGIQTELTGDLTINQMDTGEKSEIYGLIAAVIILAITFASFAMAGLPILSAMIGLAISVMGIMILSHHITFVSADLSLSGMIGLAVGIDYALFIISRYQQEIKKGLARKNALAKAMTTAGKSVVFAGITVIVALLAMSVLEISFLTVMGVAGAISVLFALFTSLTFVPAMIVLLGKFATGEKKNKFLKIFSKANKNYGWGKFVNKYKLLLAITSIGLLIITAIPFSHINLGLPTDGNKSTKFTERRAYDLMKKGYGAGNSATLVVLVHTKDQAEAGSAYKKIKEDKNVSSTTPPMQGNGKSGNYFMLTVTPKTDGNSLATKKLVNKIRSQSEKLGIPKLLVTGSTAINIDMSDALMKALPKFAAIIVVFSFILLMIVFRSLLIPTVAVGGFVLSLMATLGTPVFIVQDGHMQNLVGLTGKSAILNFAPVLVIGILFGLAMDYEVFLVSRIREVYNQTKDNKRAVLEGLKSSGKAVFAAALIMTAVFMGFVFAGDSTVKSIGIVLTLGILFDAFIVRMILVPAMIAIFRNSNWYLPKWLDKILPHIDVE